The Candidatus Ozemobacteraceae bacterium sequence AGTGGCTGGGTCGGCGGCGACCGTCGTCCGGCCTGGCTCGAACCGTTTGCGGAGAAATGCCTGCGACACGTGCCGGCGTACCGGCGCCGGGCCCGTTCCGGCTGCCGGTTCGACGAGATTCCGACCTGCAGCCGCGCGGACCTGGGGCGGGAGCCATGGGCCTTCGTGCCCGATGACCAGCCGCTTGACGATCTGCTTGCCTATTATACGTCGGGAACGACGGGAAACGCGGTGTCGGTGCTTTCGCACCCGGTGACGGCGGGTGCGTATCTGGCCGCCCTGCGCGTGATGCTCGGGCGTGCCGGAATCGCGCTCGAATCCGGGCCTGACCGGGTCGCGATCGCCCAGGTCTGCGCCCAGACCGCCACGTTCACCCATGCGACGATCATGTCGTATCTCGGGGGGGCAGGATACGTGAAGGTCAACCTGAACCCCCACGAATGGCGGCACCCGGAAGACCCGGTCAGGTTTCTCGACGACACGGCGCCGGAGATCCTGACCGGTGACCCCGTCGCGTTCGCCGCGCTCGCCGAACTGCCCCTCCGCCACCGGCCCCGCGCACTCGTTTCCTCGGCCATGTCCCTTCTGCCGGGGCTGAAAGCGATGCTGGAAACGCGCTTCGGGTGCCGGGTCTTCGACGTGTATTCCCTCAACGAGTCGCGGTTCGTCGCGTTCGCGGGGCCCCACGGCCACGAAATCCTGCCGCACGACCTCTATGTCGAGATTCTCGACGAGCGGGACCGTGTCTGCCCGCCCGGGAAGAGGGGAGAAATCGTTCTGACCTGCGGCCGGAACCCCTTCCTGCCCCTGCTGCGGTACCGGACCGGCGACACGGCCGCGCTGGGCTGGGTCGAGGGAAAACCCGTTCTTCTCGGGCTCGAGGGGCGCGCACCGGTGCTGTTTCTCACGAGCGGCGGCGAAGTGGTGAACTCGATCGACGTGACGCGGGCCCTGGGGCATCTGCCGATTTCGCAGTTCTCTCTTCGCCAGGAAACGGACGGAAGCCTGGTGCTCCGGTTCCGGGGGGCGGAAGGCGAAGAAGAGGCCATGCGCCGGATCCTGGAATGCCTGTTCGGCCCAGGAATGAATATAGATATTGGTATACTCGATGCGCCGCTCGCCGGGGGAGGGAAGGCCATAACCTACTCGAGCGCCCTTTCCCCCGAAACACTCGTGAAACAGCCGTGGAGCTGGCGGCCCGCCGATGGAGGATAACGTCCCATGAGTCTGAAAGACACGTTCGCGTCGCTTGCCTCGGTATTCGGAAAGGTGTCGGCGTCGCCGACCCACCTGTCCCGCAAGACGCGGCGGAAGAGCGGTTTCGACGTCGCCGACCTGTATGATGGCCCCATCGACGTCCGGAGGACCGGCGGGACCCCCGGGGAGGGCGAGGCCGGCCCGGCCCT is a genomic window containing:
- a CDS encoding AMP-binding protein, which encodes MPMPGDRRLTDEERFPLLDETGRRMLERLREHPHAPRWTFPCGDRLTREFCDRIGSFEADLRCGPAGSGWVGGDRRPAWLEPFAEKCLRHVPAYRRRARSGCRFDEIPTCSRADLGREPWAFVPDDQPLDDLLAYYTSGTTGNAVSVLSHPVTAGAYLAALRVMLGRAGIALESGPDRVAIAQVCAQTATFTHATIMSYLGGAGYVKVNLNPHEWRHPEDPVRFLDDTAPEILTGDPVAFAALAELPLRHRPRALVSSAMSLLPGLKAMLETRFGCRVFDVYSLNESRFVAFAGPHGHEILPHDLYVEILDERDRVCPPGKRGEIVLTCGRNPFLPLLRYRTGDTAALGWVEGKPVLLGLEGRAPVLFLTSGGEVVNSIDVTRALGHLPISQFSLRQETDGSLVLRFRGAEGEEEAMRRILECLFGPGMNIDIGILDAPLAGGGKAITYSSALSPETLVKQPWSWRPADGG